From Chelatococcus sp. YT9, a single genomic window includes:
- the thpR gene encoding RNA 2',3'-cyclic phosphodiesterase — protein sequence MPRLFSALSIPEDVASALSLLRGGLPGARWMEPDDYHITLRFIGDIDDAMARDIDETLAEIHRRPFDVTIEGLDSFGGARPRAIIARAAPTAPLMELQADHERRCRRAGLDPETRKFTPHVTLARLRDASPLDVADYLSTRSAPQSITFPVDHFVLMSARASVGGGPYITEAVYPLL from the coding sequence ATGCCGCGCTTGTTTTCCGCCCTCTCCATCCCGGAGGATGTCGCCAGCGCACTGTCACTCCTGCGTGGCGGGCTGCCAGGGGCGCGCTGGATGGAACCCGACGACTATCACATCACGTTGCGCTTCATCGGCGATATCGACGATGCCATGGCCCGTGACATCGACGAAACCCTGGCGGAAATCCACCGCCGTCCGTTCGATGTCACCATCGAGGGTCTCGACAGCTTCGGCGGCGCCCGCCCGCGTGCAATCATCGCCCGGGCGGCGCCCACCGCGCCCTTGATGGAGTTGCAGGCGGACCACGAACGCCGCTGCCGTCGCGCGGGCCTCGACCCCGAAACCCGGAAATTCACGCCCCATGTCACTTTGGCGCGGCTGCGCGATGCCTCGCCACTTGATGTCGCGGATTATCTTTCGACCCGCAGCGCACCCCAGTCCATCACCTTCCCGGTCGATCATTTCGTGCTCATGTCGGCGCGCGCCTCGGTTGGGGGCGGGCCGTATATCACCGAGGCGGTCTATCCGCTGCTGTGA
- a CDS encoding YkvA family protein, producing the protein MAAGDFAGSGFGHRLTPEEMAEIRRRARAEDGDAEVRVKRGFWPALKRVARNVPFANDLVAAYYCALDPKTPRRVKVVLYGALAYFILPLDSVPDIIPLLGYGDDMALLAAAITGVATSITDDHRRRAHETLSEMDI; encoded by the coding sequence ATGGCTGCTGGCGATTTCGCTGGTTCCGGTTTCGGACATAGGCTCACGCCGGAAGAAATGGCCGAGATCCGGCGCCGGGCCAGGGCGGAGGACGGAGATGCCGAGGTGCGCGTCAAGCGTGGCTTCTGGCCTGCCCTGAAGCGGGTGGCGCGCAACGTGCCATTCGCGAACGACCTCGTCGCCGCCTATTACTGCGCGCTCGATCCCAAGACGCCACGCCGCGTGAAGGTGGTGCTCTACGGCGCGTTGGCTTATTTCATCCTGCCCTTGGACTCGGTTCCGGACATCATTCCGCTGCTAGGCTATGGCGATGACATGGCGCTTCTCGCGGCAGCAATCACGGGCGTTGCCACATCGATCACCGATGATCATCGCCGGCGTGCTCACGAAACTTTGTCCGAGATGGACATCTAG
- a CDS encoding invasion associated locus B family protein, translating into MIRHLSFQPLRGFFMVTLLLCGYGAATTSATAQGAGGQSQAVLLASSGDWGAYASGQGRNKVCYALSQPKSRLPQGLNRDPAYLFISTRPAENVRNEISLVMGFPTKEGAEATATVGDAKFALVTKDSNAWVKNPAEEARVLAAFRAGAKLIVKSQSRRGSNLTDEYSLAGFTQALERAAAECKK; encoded by the coding sequence ATGATTCGGCATCTCTCCTTCCAGCCCCTTCGGGGCTTCTTCATGGTCACCCTGCTCTTGTGTGGTTACGGAGCAGCGACGACCAGCGCGACGGCGCAAGGCGCGGGCGGCCAGAGCCAGGCGGTTCTTCTCGCCTCCTCAGGTGACTGGGGCGCCTATGCCTCAGGCCAGGGACGCAACAAGGTGTGCTATGCACTGTCGCAGCCCAAGAGCCGCCTGCCTCAGGGCTTGAATCGCGATCCGGCCTATCTGTTCATTTCTACGCGGCCGGCTGAGAATGTCCGCAACGAGATCAGTCTCGTGATGGGCTTTCCGACGAAGGAGGGCGCAGAGGCCACGGCGACCGTGGGTGATGCGAAATTTGCCCTCGTAACCAAAGACAGCAACGCCTGGGTCAAGAATCCCGCCGAGGAAGCCCGCGTGCTCGCCGCCTTCCGCGCCGGCGCCAAGCTCATCGTGAAGTCGCAATCGCGCCGCGGCAGCAACCTCACGGATGAGTATTCGCTGGCTGGCTTCACCCAGGCGCTGGAGCGCGCCGCTGCAGAATGCAAGAAATAG
- a CDS encoding PepSY domain-containing protein, with protein MKAVLCALAVTATFTSHALADVPGPDWLPMEQVIAKLKATGYSAIHALEADDGRWEGEGMKNGQVMDFAVDPRSGALLYERLDG; from the coding sequence ATGAAAGCCGTACTCTGCGCCCTCGCCGTGACCGCGACCTTCACGAGCCACGCCCTTGCGGACGTTCCCGGCCCCGATTGGCTCCCGATGGAGCAAGTCATCGCGAAATTGAAGGCGACCGGCTACAGCGCCATACATGCCCTCGAAGCCGACGATGGCCGCTGGGAAGGTGAAGGCATGAAGAACGGCCAGGTAATGGATTTTGCTGTCGATCCGCGCTCCGGTGCCCTGCTGTACGAGAGGCTCGACGGATAG
- the rlmN gene encoding 23S rRNA (adenine(2503)-C(2))-methyltransferase RlmN, producing MAEVSLDFARRNSASVAAVAHAPVGAAQSVDERAPSLLGATRGELRTALSSIGVPDRDLKMRTAQLWSWIYQRGVTDFGAMTTISKDLRARLGDAFTLDRPEVVTEQVSRDGTRKWLMRMAPVAAHEKVKGVGPEIECVYIPEADRATLCISSQVGCTLNCSFCHTGTQKLVRNLTAAEIVAQLVVARDRLGDWPGQSPPPGAREQGLLPGDGSRFVTNIVLMGMGEPLYNFDNVRDAMGVVADGDGLSLGKRRITLSTSGVVPMIPRAGEEIGSMLAISLHAVRDDLRNTLVPLNKKYPIAELLDACRNYPGVSNARRITFEYVMLKGINDSPADARELVRLLKGIPAKINLIPFNPWPGTQYECSDWDTIETFSDIVFRAGYASPVRTPRGRDILAACGQLKSETEKLRARARLMAESGIGAEGLFTAGD from the coding sequence ATGGCCGAGGTTTCGCTCGACTTTGCCAGACGCAACAGCGCCTCCGTGGCGGCCGTCGCGCATGCGCCTGTCGGCGCCGCCCAGTCCGTCGATGAACGGGCGCCTTCACTGCTCGGCGCGACGCGCGGGGAATTGAGAACAGCCCTGTCGTCGATCGGCGTGCCCGATCGCGACCTCAAGATGCGGACAGCCCAGCTCTGGAGCTGGATCTACCAGCGTGGCGTCACCGATTTCGGGGCCATGACAACGATCAGCAAAGACCTGCGCGCGAGGCTTGGGGATGCGTTCACGCTCGACCGTCCTGAAGTCGTCACCGAGCAGGTGTCACGCGACGGCACACGGAAATGGTTGATGCGTATGGCGCCCGTCGCCGCTCACGAAAAGGTGAAAGGCGTCGGCCCTGAGATCGAATGCGTCTACATCCCGGAGGCGGACCGGGCAACGCTTTGCATCTCGAGCCAAGTGGGCTGCACCCTGAACTGTTCCTTCTGCCACACTGGAACGCAGAAGCTGGTGCGCAATCTCACCGCCGCTGAAATTGTCGCGCAGCTCGTGGTTGCTCGCGATCGCTTGGGCGACTGGCCCGGCCAGTCGCCGCCGCCAGGCGCGCGTGAACAGGGCCTCCTGCCCGGCGACGGCAGCCGTTTCGTCACCAACATCGTCCTGATGGGCATGGGCGAGCCGCTTTATAACTTCGACAATGTCCGTGATGCCATGGGCGTGGTCGCTGATGGCGACGGCCTGTCGCTCGGTAAGCGCCGCATTACTCTGTCGACCTCCGGCGTTGTCCCGATGATCCCTCGAGCCGGCGAGGAAATCGGTTCAATGCTCGCTATCTCGCTCCATGCGGTGCGGGATGACCTGCGCAATACGCTCGTTCCGCTGAACAAGAAATATCCGATCGCCGAGCTTCTGGACGCCTGCCGCAACTACCCCGGCGTCTCGAATGCCCGCCGAATCACGTTCGAATATGTGATGCTAAAGGGGATCAACGACAGCCCGGCCGACGCGCGCGAGCTCGTGCGTCTCCTCAAGGGCATCCCGGCCAAGATCAACCTCATCCCATTCAATCCCTGGCCAGGAACACAGTATGAGTGCTCGGACTGGGATACGATCGAGACATTCTCCGACATCGTGTTCAGGGCCGGTTACGCGAGCCCGGTGCGAACGCCGCGCGGCCGCGACATCCTGGCCGCCTGCGGCCAGTTGAAGAGCGAGACGGAAAAGCTTCGGGCGCGAGCGCGCCTGATGGCGGAGAGCGGCATCGGCGCCGAAGGCCTGTTCACGGCCGGAGACTGA